A single region of the Panulirus ornatus isolate Po-2019 chromosome 17, ASM3632096v1, whole genome shotgun sequence genome encodes:
- the LOC139754761 gene encoding LOW QUALITY PROTEIN: glycosyltransferase 8 domain-containing protein 1-like (The sequence of the model RefSeq protein was modified relative to this genomic sequence to represent the inferred CDS: inserted 1 base in 1 codon) — MVHTKLKICVVGAGVGWSLLLIYVLSSLKWQPGDITDSQQRSVRTNQADNVPLARAAKSHVLLGELIEAGKINNGSQPKEVTTVQRILPQMDSFDNGTQTQGKVVRVIISGDSDTLLGVIAAMNSVVTNTKSPVHFYVTLPKIIIPDFRKWVANTKLHKVNYSVHPHVPQIPKGKPHFAKIYLQTIFPELDGRFIYLDADVIVQGDVSELIDVPMRSSHFGAFSEDCASSSKQASLAKPRYSAHINXQHPKLRGVKIKPKACTFNTDVFVANLSVWKSSGVSFQLMDWVNSSKDDPIYGLEPEADEAEAAMLIVMYKRTSPLPHLWHIGDLGVSLGASYSKHFIQKAKLLHWNGHFKPWSRRAAFMECWMKYYIPDPGKKYKPVKISI, encoded by the exons ATGGTGCACACGAAATTGAAAATCT GTGTGGTAGGGGCTGGCGTTGGCTGGTCCTTATTGCTTATTTATGTCCTGTCTTCACTAAAATGGCAACCAGGAGACATTACTGATTCCCAGCAGCGCTCTGTACGTACTAATCAAGCAGATAATGTTCCTTTAGCTCGGGCTGCTAAAAGTCAT GTGCTTCTTGGTGAGCTTATAGAAGCAGGCAAAATCAATAATGGCAGCCAGCCTAAGGAAGTGACTACAGTACAGAGAATATTGCCACAAATGGACAGCTTTGACAATGGCACACAAACCCAAG GTAAAGTGGTGAGAGTCATCATATCTGGTGATAGTGACACCCTATTGGGTGTTATAGCAGCCATGAACAGCGTAGTCACGAACACAAAATCTCCTGTCCATTTCTATGTTACATTACCAAAGATCATCATCCCAGATTTCAG GAAGTGGGTGGCAAATACAAAGCTGCACAAAGTAAACTACAGCGTTCATCCACATGTCCCTCAGATACCTAAGGGAAAACCGCACTTTGCCAAAATATATTTACAGACAATATTTCCAGAATTGGATGGTAGATTCATTTACCTAGATGCAGATGTCATTGTTCAAG GTGATGTCAGTGAGTTAATTGATGTACCAATGAGAAGTTCTCATTTTGGTGCTTTCTCGGAAGACTGTGCCTCAAGCTCTAAACAAGCTAGTCTGGCGAAGCCTCGATACTCAGCACATATCA TTCAGCATCCAAAGCTCAGAGGGGTCAAGATCAAACCCAAAGCATGTACCTTCAACACAGATGTCTTTGTTGCAAACCTGAGTGTTTGGAAAAGCTCTGGTGTTTCATTTCAGTTGATGGACTGGGTTAATAGCAGCAAAGA TGACCCCATTTATGGATTGGAACCAGAGGCGGATGAGGCAGAGGCAGCAATGCTGATTGTTATGTACAAGCgtacctcacccctcccacacctttGGCATATTGGAGACCTAG gtgtATCTCTGGGAGCAAGCTACTCAAAACACTTTATTCAAAAGGCTAAGTTGTTACACTGGAATGGTCACTTCAAACCGTGGTCCCGCAGAGCTGCATTCATGGAATGTTGGATGAAGTATTACATTCCTGACCCTGGCAAGAAGTACAAGCCAGTCAAGATATCTATATAA